The sequence CGCAAGCTGCTCATGGGGATCCATCGGCGGGACGGTCTCGAGGGCGGTGCCGACCCGGCGATAGGCGTCGCGGAAGGGGACACCCTCGGCCACGAGCTCGTAGGCGGCGTCAGTGGCGAACAGGTCGGGGGTGCAGGCAGCCAGCAGGGCCTGCTCGTTCGGCTCCAGGTTGCGCACGGTGAGCGCGGCGACGCGGGCGGCGCGGGCAGTGAGGTCGAGCGCGTCGATGAAGGGGCGCTTGGTTTCCTGATAGTCCATGTTGTAGCCGGAGGGGAGCCCGGCGAGCACGGTCATGATCTGCTGCTGGTAGGCGAGCATGACGCTCCCCTTAGCGCGCAGCATCTCCATCGCGCCCAGATTCTTCTTCTGCGGCATGATGCTGCTGCCGGTGGTGAACTCCGCGCCGATGGTAAAGAAGCCGAACTCGGCGGTGGTGAAGAGCAGGATGTCCTGTGCCAGTTTGGAGAGGTCGAGCATGACCTGGCTGAGCGCCTGCACGACCGCCGCTTCGAACTTGCCGCGTGCGTTCTGGGCGTAGAGTACGTTGCGCTGTGGGGCGCGGAAGCCGAGGAGGTCTGACACGTAGCGCCGGTCGATCGGGAACGGTACGCCGTAGCTCGCGGCCGAGCCGAGGGGGCACTGATCGTTCAGGTCGAGCGCCGCGTCGAGGAGCGTGAGGTCGTCGAGCAGCGCTTCAAGGTAGGCCCCGGCCCAGACCCCGACCGATGAGAGCATGGCGCGCTGCATGTGGGTGTACCCGGGCATGGGCGTCAGCCGGTGGCGCTCGGCCAGGGAAAGAAGCGCGTCGGCACAGTCGAGGATCGCCCGCTCGACGCGCGGGGCCTCCTGCTTCAGGAAGAGCCGGAGATCCACGATCACCTGATCGTTGCGAGAGCGGGCGGTGTGGATCTTCTTGCCCGGCTCTCCGGTGCGGGCGGTCAGCGCGTGCTCGATCTTGGTGTGGACATCCTCGTCACCCGGCTCGACCCGAAATGTCCCGGCGGCCGCTTCCTCTGCGATGGCGGCCAGCGCGGAGCGGAGCGCGGCGAACTCGTCGCGGGTCAGCAGGCCGACCTTCGTCAGCCCGGCCGCGTGAGCGATCGACCCGAGGACGTCGGCCAGGATCAGCCGGTTGTCGTAGACGACATCATCCCCGACCTCGAACGCCTCGATCTCGGGATTGAGGTCGTACCCCTTGTCCCAGAGCTTGGTGGCCATGCGGTGTCCTTTCGTGGTGCGGGTGAGAACCCCTCACCCCCTAACCCCCTCTCCCACAAAGGGGAGAGGGGGAACGGGTACGCGGTGCGTAGCTCTTGGTCTCCCCCTCGCCCCTTGTGGGAGAGGGGGCCGGGGGGTGAGGGGCCCTCGGCGTTTCTACCCCTCCGCCGCGAGCGTCTGCTGGCGCAGGGCCAGCACTTCGAACGGCAGGCCGCGGATCAGCGCGGCCGGACCGCAGAGTTGCTGGTTGAACCCGCTGCTGGCGATCGAGCGGATCTCCGGGCGGAACAGGGAGGCCGGGGTGTCCCGCTTGACGATCTCGATGGTGCCCTTGTAGAGCGAGACCGTCCAGGTGCCGCGCACGACGTGCTGCGTCTCGGCGATGAAGGCGTCCAACGCGCTGCGCAGCGGGTGGAACCACTCGCCGTGGTAGACCATCGAGGCCCAGGTCTGTTCGACTAGCTTCTTGAACTGGAGCTCCTGCTTGGTCAGCACGGCGCTCTCGATGTCGCGGTGGACGGCCAGGATGATCTTCGCACCCGGCGCTTCATAGATCTCGCGGGACTTCAGATCCATGATGCCGTCTTCGAAGATGTCGATCTTCCCAATGCCGTTGGCCCCGCCGATCTCGTTCAGCGCCGCGATGAGGTCCGGCAGCGGCATCGAGGTGCCGTCGAGCGCGACGGGCAGGCCGTTCTCGAAGGTGAGGGTGATCGTGGTCGGCGAGTTGGGCGCCTTGTGGGGCGGGACGTACCACATCCAGATGTCGTCCGGCAGCGTGGTATCGAGCCCGATCCCACCGCTGGCGATCGAGCGGCACCAGAGGGTCTTGTCGTCGCCCCCGGCGATGATCTCGGTGACCGGCACTCCGTAGTGCTCGCAGAGGGCCATCTCCTCGGTGCGTGTCAGGTCGAAGTCGCGCACCGGCACCAGGACGGTGAGCTGCGGGGCGAAGAGTTTGAAGACGTTGTGCATGCGGTACTGGTCGTTGCCGCGGCCGGTTGAGCCCTCCATGACCGCGTCGCACCCCAGCTCCAGGGCCTTCTCCGCGACTTTGGCGGCGATGAGCTGGCGGGTCATCGAGGTGGAGACGGGGTAGCCCTCGTAGTCGGAGTTGGCGCGGATGGCGCGGGTGAGCCACTCCTCAGCGAACTCGGCGCGGGCGTCGATCAGCAAGGGGGTAATGCCGAGCACGTCCGCTTTGGCGAAGCTCTCAGCGATCTCGCCCTCGCCCTGGCCGACATCGACGGTGATGGGCACCACCTCGGCGCCGTATTTCTCGCGGGCCAGGACGATGCAGAGGGTGGAATCGAGCCCGCCGGAGTAGGCGACAGCGATCTTTTTCACCGTGGGTACGGGAGTGCTCTCGATCTTGGCCAGTGCGGTTTCCAGCAAGGCGTTGGTCGTCGTCATCGTGGTGTTCCCTTCGTGCTAAACGCGTCTCGGCATTCGACATGGATGCGTGGTCGTGGCGAACGGCATGCACCTATGCCGGTCGCGCCGTGCACGCGACGCGGGGAAGCACCACGGCGAGGGATGCCGGGATGGAAGGGATATCGAGAGTGGGGAGAACAAGATGGCGATGCCACGCACCGTATAACGCTCCAGACCAGTATGCGCCCGAGCAGGCGCGACCGACGCTGACGAAACTCAGCGGGTCCTGGTCCTCCAGAGCGAACGGTGCTGTGCCATATCGATCGCCTCTCGCAGATCCCGGCGGCCAGAGTGCCACACGGGTATTATGCGGTAGGGCCGAGTCTAGCAGTCCGGTGGGGAGCCGTCAAGACGCGGCGGCGGGTGGGGTGGGACCCGGTGGCGCGCTGGCGTGATGCGCCGCTATCCAGCCACCGGATCCCATGGTTCCCCGAGCGGCCTTAGAACGACAGGTCGTCGAAGTCCGGGATGCGATCGACCACGATGTTCGCGTAGGTCCCATCATCCAACTGCTCGACGCGGCAGAGGAGGATGGTGGTGACCGGCCCCTGGGACTCCGGGTGGAAGCGGAAGTTCCCGGCCGGACCGGTGAACTCCACCGCCTTCAACGCCTCGAGCAGCGCTTCTTTGTTTTCGACCTCCCCGTCGATAGCCGTGAGGGCTTCGGCGATGACACGCCCACCGATGTAGCCGGCGTAGTCGACCAGCCCCGGGAGTATCCCTTCGTGTCTGGCCGTGAACGCCTCGACGAATTCCTGGCTCTCGGGCGTGTCGTTGTACGCCGTGTAGAGCGTCCCGCTCACCAACCCCAGCGCGGCATCGCCGATCTCGGGGAGGATTGACTGGTCCACGTCGGCACCGGAGGGGATGAGCGGGATGGAGTCCTTGAGCCCGAACTCCTGGTACTGCACGAGGAAGCGGATGGCGTCAGTGCTCGTACCGTGGAAGGCGAAGACGGCATCCGCCTCCGCCGCCGCCTGCTCGATCCGCTGCAGGTAGGGCCCGAAGTCTTGCGTCCCGATCGGGGCGACCACTTCGTCGACGATCTCGCCGCCGGCCTGTTCGAACCGGCTGCGGAAGGCCGCCATCTCCTCGTGCCCTGCGGCGTAGTCGGCCGCGTGCAGGACCATGCGCCGGTAGCCCAGCGTTTCATAGGCGTAATCGGCCGCTGGGGCGTCGTACTGACCATTGGCGAAGGAAACCCGGAAGAGGTAGGGGCTCCGCATCGCCGGGTCGCGGGTCAACGCTTGCAGTCCGGCGTTGGTGACGATGGTCGGCATTTCGGCCTGAACCAGGATGTCGCGAACGGCGGCAGCCTCGTTGCTCAGCGTGATCCCGGCGATAAGGTGCACCCGATCCCGCTCGATGAGTTGCCGGGTCTTGGTGATCGCCTGCTCCGGTTGCCCGGCCGAGTCCTCGATGATCAACTCGACGGGCCGCCCACCGAACTGCATGCCGGCCTGATCGAGAGCCAGGGTCAATCCCCGCAGGTTGCCCTCGCCGTTGACGCCCTGTGGGCCGGACAGCGTCAGCAGCACGCCGATGCGGATCGGCTCGCCGCTGGCGCTCGAGGCGGGGGTGGCCGCGCCGGCCGTTGTCGGGCTGGTGATCGGGCTGGCGGCACTCCCGTCGGAAGTGCCGCCGGAT is a genomic window of Sphaerobacter thermophilus DSM 20745 containing:
- the argG gene encoding argininosuccinate synthase; translation: MTTTNALLETALAKIESTPVPTVKKIAVAYSGGLDSTLCIVLAREKYGAEVVPITVDVGQGEGEIAESFAKADVLGITPLLIDARAEFAEEWLTRAIRANSDYEGYPVSTSMTRQLIAAKVAEKALELGCDAVMEGSTGRGNDQYRMHNVFKLFAPQLTVLVPVRDFDLTRTEEMALCEHYGVPVTEIIAGGDDKTLWCRSIASGGIGLDTTLPDDIWMWYVPPHKAPNSPTTITLTFENGLPVALDGTSMPLPDLIAALNEIGGANGIGKIDIFEDGIMDLKSREIYEAPGAKIILAVHRDIESAVLTKQELQFKKLVEQTWASMVYHGEWFHPLRSALDAFIAETQHVVRGTWTVSLYKGTIEIVKRDTPASLFRPEIRSIASSGFNQQLCGPAALIRGLPFEVLALRQQTLAAEG
- a CDS encoding ABC transporter substrate-binding protein, producing MERLIRRRDFLRLTGGALGLSALLTACGGEDSTPTPADSGSPSPPPAASGGTSDGSAASPITSPTTAGAATPASSASGEPIRIGVLLTLSGPQGVNGEGNLRGLTLALDQAGMQFGGRPVELIIEDSAGQPEQAITKTRQLIERDRVHLIAGITLSNEAAAVRDILVQAEMPTIVTNAGLQALTRDPAMRSPYLFRVSFANGQYDAPAADYAYETLGYRRMVLHAADYAAGHEEMAAFRSRFEQAGGEIVDEVVAPIGTQDFGPYLQRIEQAAAEADAVFAFHGTSTDAIRFLVQYQEFGLKDSIPLIPSGADVDQSILPEIGDAALGLVSGTLYTAYNDTPESQEFVEAFTARHEGILPGLVDYAGYIGGRVIAEALTAIDGEVENKEALLEALKAVEFTGPAGNFRFHPESQGPVTTILLCRVEQLDDGTYANIVVDRIPDFDDLSF
- the argH gene encoding argininosuccinate lyase — protein: MATKLWDKGYDLNPEIEAFEVGDDVVYDNRLILADVLGSIAHAAGLTKVGLLTRDEFAALRSALAAIAEEAAAGTFRVEPGDEDVHTKIEHALTARTGEPGKKIHTARSRNDQVIVDLRLFLKQEAPRVERAILDCADALLSLAERHRLTPMPGYTHMQRAMLSSVGVWAGAYLEALLDDLTLLDAALDLNDQCPLGSAASYGVPFPIDRRYVSDLLGFRAPQRNVLYAQNARGKFEAAVVQALSQVMLDLSKLAQDILLFTTAEFGFFTIGAEFTTGSSIMPQKKNLGAMEMLRAKGSVMLAYQQQIMTVLAGLPSGYNMDYQETKRPFIDALDLTARAARVAALTVRNLEPNEQALLAACTPDLFATDAAYELVAEGVPFRDAYRRVGTALETVPPMDPHEQLAKRTHLGTAGDLGLEESARQIAARRERAAARAAAFEAMAERLLAGPIPGLD